In the Nerophis ophidion isolate RoL-2023_Sa linkage group LG01, RoL_Noph_v1.0, whole genome shotgun sequence genome, one interval contains:
- the LOC133552582 gene encoding zinc finger protein OZF-like gives MDDYCYAKMATSYKIEHSSKSPTETKMKDEDVQQLMGNPEEVSPQSGGSSTLKQETPQPPCIKKEEEELCITQEGECLLGREEADYTKFPLTVVSVKTEDDEEKPQVDNLLAPLSDSEAEEEVEEPLSSDTDCEGDMRTHTDNKHSECSTKKNGNKCLSCSVCGESFTKKSHLTQHMKTHTGEKIFSCSVCGKNFSKNGQLTRHMRTHTGEKTFICSVCGVSFFQNSNLTGHMRTHTGEKPFNCSICGKSFSVKRTLTEHMRTHTGEKLFKCSVCNKRFSRNSSLTEHMRMHTGEKPCICSICGRSFSQNSILTQHMRTHTGEKTFNCSVCDKSFSRNSSLTEHMRTHTGEKSFKCSVCGKSFSLNSHVTHHMRTHTGEKPFSCSVCGKSFSQNGSLCRHVRTHTGEKPYNCSVCGKSFPNNSSLCRHMRTHAGEKPFSCSVCCKRFQHNADAVKHSRTHEGK, from the exons atggacgactactgctatgctaagatggcgacgtcatATAAAATAGAACATTCCAGCAAATCACCAACGGAGACAAAGATGAAAGATGAAG acgtccagcagctgatgggtaatccagaagaagtttcccctcagtcaggggggagctccactttgaagcaggagactccacaaccaccctgcattaaaaaggaagaggaggaactctgcatcactcaggagggagagtgtcttctaggacgagaggaagctgattacaccaagtttccactgactgttgtctctgtgaagactgaagatgatgaagagaaaccacaagtagacaacctcttagctccactatcagatagtgaggctgaagaggaggttgaagaacctttgagcagcgatacagactgtgaaggtgatatgaggactcacactgacaacaaacactcgGAATGCTCAACAAAGAAGAATGGTAACAAATGTTTGAGCTGCTCAGTTTGTGGAGAAAGTTTTACCAAAAAAAgccatttgactcaacacatgaaaacacacactggagaaaaaatatttagttgttcagtttgtggcaaaaactTTTCTAAAAATGGCCAATTGactcgacacatgagaacacacacaggagaaaaaacatttatttgttcagtttgtggcgtaagcttttttcaaaatagcaatttgactggacacatgagaacacacactggagaaaaaccatttaattgttcaattTGTGGGAAAAGCTTTTCTGTTAAGAGGactttgactgaacacatgagaacacacacaggagaaaaactaTTTAAATGTTCAGTTTGTAACAAAAGATTTTCTCGAAATAGCtctttgactgaacacatgagaatgcacacaggtgaaaaaccatgtATTTGTTCAATTTGTGGCAgaagcttttctcaaaatagtattttgactcaacacatgagaacacacacaggagaaaaaacatttaattgttcagtttgtgacaaaagcttttctcgaaatagctctttgactgaacacatgagaacacacacaggtgaaaagtcatttaaatgttcagtttgtggcaaaagcttttctctaAATAGCCATGTGACTcatcacatgagaacacacacaggtgaaaaaccatttagttgttcagtgtgcggcaaaagcttttctcaaaatggCTCATTGTGTCGacacgtgagaacacacacaggtgaaaaaccatataattgttcagtttgtggcaaaagctttccTAATAATAGCTCATTGTgtcgacacatgagaacacacgctgGAGAAAAACCgtttagttgttcagtgtgctGTAAAAGATTCCAACATAACGCAGACGCAGTAAAACACTCAAGAACACACGAGGGAAAATAA
- the LOC133553011 gene encoding zinc finger protein OZF-like, with protein MDDYCYAKMVTSCQREHSSKSPTEIKTEDEDVQQLIGNPEEVSPQSGGSSTLKQETPQPPCIKKEEEELCITQEGECLLGREEADYTKFPLTVVSVKTEDDEEKPQVDNLLAPLSDSEAEDEVEEPLSSDTDCEGDMRTHTDNKHSECSSKKRGKQYLSCSVRAESFIKNSHSIEHMRTHTGEKTFNCSVCGVSFSRNSHLTQHMITHTGEKTFICSVCGKGFSRNSHLTQHMITHTEEKTFKCSICGNSFSRNSSLTQHMITHTQEKTCNCSVCGKRFSRNSYLTKHMRTHTGEKTFHCSVCSNSFSRNSFLTKHMKTHTGEKPFDCSFCGKSFSRNSYLTKHIRTHTGEKPYKCSVCGKSFCRNSLLTVHMRTHTGETPFCCSVCGKSCSFRSTLIEHMGIHTGEKPFSCSVCGKCFSVKRKLTYHMKTHAVGKNHLVVQCSVKGSHLIQTQ; from the coding sequence acgtccagcagctgatcggtaatccagaagaagtttcccctcagtcaggggggagctccactttgaagcaggagactccacaaccaccctgcattaaaaaggaagaggaggaactctgcatcactcaggagggagagtgtcttctaggacgagaggaagctgattacaccaagtttccactgactgttgtctctgtgaagactgaagatgatgaagagaaaccacaagtagacaacctcttagctccactatcagatagtgaggctgaagacgaggttgaagaacctttgagcagcgatacagactgtgaaggtgatatgaggactcacactgacaacaaacactctgaatgcTCTTCAAAGAAGAGAGGTAAACAATACTTGAGCTGCTCAGTTCGTGCTGAAAGTTTTATTAAAAATAGCCATTCGattgaacacatgagaacacacacaggagaaaaaacatttaattgttcagtttgtggcgtaAGTTTTTCTCGAAATAgccatttgactcaacacatgataacacacacaggagaaaaaacatttatttgttcGGTCTGTGGCAAAGGCTTTTCTCGAAATAgccatttgactcaacacatgataacacacactgaagaaaaaacatttaagtgTTCAATTTGTGGCAACAGCTTTTCTCGAAATAGctctttgactcaacacatgataacacacacacaagaaaaaacatgtaattgttcagtttgtggcaaaagattTTCTCGAAATAGCTATTTGactaaacacatgagaacacacacaggtgaaaaaacatTTCATTGTTCAGTTTGTAGCAACAGCTTTTCTCGAAATAGCTTTTTGActaaacacatgaaaacacacacaggtgaaaaaccatttgatTGTTCattttgtggcaaaagcttttctcgaaaTAGCTATTTGACTAAACACattagaacacacacaggtgaaaaaccatataagtgttcagtttgtggcaaaagcttttgtCGAAATAGCCTTTTGactgtacacatgagaacacacacaggagaaacccCATTttgttgttcagtttgtggcaaaagctgtTCTTTTAGGAGCACTTTGATTGAACACATGGGAATAcatacaggtgaaaaaccatttagttgttcagtttgtggcaaatgCTTTTCTGTTAAGAGAAAATTGACttaccacatgaaaacacacgCTGTAgggaaaaaccatttagttgttcagtgttcTGTAAAAGGTTCCCACTTAATACAGACGCAgtaa